From the genome of Hymenobacter sp. PAMC 26628, one region includes:
- a CDS encoding MlaE family ABC transporter permease: MFTTFGKFVLFLQGMLSRRERVAVLWARTVDEAMLIGVDSVFIVAIVSAFIGAVTCVQIAYNLTNPLIPKATIGYMVREMTILELAPTITSIVLAGKVGSSIAGGLGTMRITEQVSALEVMGINSASYLVFPRMLASILMFPLLVVLAMVLSILGGYLAGTLTGAMAPQDFIEGIREDFVPYNIVFALIKSVVFAFLISGISSFKGFNTTGGALEVGAASTGAVTNSIIAILIADFVLAAVLL, from the coding sequence ATGTTTACAACTTTTGGCAAGTTTGTCCTTTTCCTGCAAGGTATGCTCAGCCGCCGCGAACGGGTGGCCGTGCTTTGGGCCCGTACCGTCGACGAGGCCATGCTCATCGGCGTCGATTCGGTATTCATCGTTGCCATCGTGTCGGCCTTTATCGGGGCCGTAACCTGCGTGCAGATTGCTTATAACCTCACCAATCCGCTCATTCCCAAGGCCACCATCGGCTACATGGTGCGCGAAATGACGATTTTGGAGCTGGCCCCCACCATCACCAGCATCGTGCTGGCGGGCAAGGTGGGCAGCAGCATCGCCGGGGGGCTGGGCACCATGCGCATCACCGAGCAAGTATCGGCGCTGGAGGTGATGGGCATCAATTCGGCCTCGTACTTGGTGTTTCCGCGCATGCTGGCCTCCATCCTCATGTTTCCGCTGCTCGTGGTTTTGGCCATGGTGCTGTCCATTCTGGGTGGCTACTTGGCCGGTACGCTCACCGGTGCCATGGCCCCGCAAGATTTTATTGAGGGCATTCGCGAGGATTTTGTACCCTACAACATCGTGTTTGCGCTGATTAAATCGGTGGTTTTTGCGTTCTTAATTTCGGGTATTTCCTCCTTCAAAGGGTTCAATACCACGGGTGGGGCCCTGGAAGTAGGCGCGGCCAGCACCGGCGCCGTTACCAACTCCATCATCGCCATCCTCATCGCCGACTTCGTGCTGGCCGCCGTTCTACTTTAA
- a CDS encoding SDR family oxidoreductase: MLRFARAGYAVATCARAADELAVLAATVAHHVPGAVLHTLPADLADPAGCAHFAEFVLAQPGTLAAVVHNAGAFLPGRLQDEPADGSQLRQLLAVNLLSAYDLTRALLPTLIRQGSGHIFTLCSTASITAYPTGGSYGIAKHALYGFTRNLREELKDQGIRVTAVLPGATLTASWEGVDLPAERFIRADDVAEAIFGAFSLSPQAVVEELLIRPQLGDI, from the coding sequence GTGTTGCGCTTTGCCCGGGCCGGTTACGCGGTGGCCACCTGCGCCCGCGCCGCCGACGAGCTGGCCGTGCTGGCCGCCACCGTGGCGCACCACGTGCCCGGGGCCGTGCTGCACACCCTCCCCGCCGACCTGGCCGACCCGGCCGGCTGCGCGCACTTCGCCGAGTTTGTGCTGGCCCAACCGGGCACGCTGGCCGCCGTGGTGCACAACGCCGGGGCCTTCCTGCCCGGCCGCCTGCAAGACGAGCCCGCCGACGGCTCGCAGCTGCGCCAGTTGCTGGCCGTGAACCTGCTCAGCGCCTACGACCTCACGCGGGCGCTGCTGCCCACGCTCATCCGGCAGGGCAGCGGGCACATTTTCACGCTCTGCTCCACGGCCAGCATCACGGCCTACCCCACGGGCGGTTCCTACGGCATCGCCAAGCACGCCCTCTACGGCTTCACCCGCAACTTGCGCGAAGAGCTTAAGGACCAAGGCATTCGGGTAACGGCCGTGCTGCCCGGGGCCACCCTCACTGCCAGCTGGGAGGGCGTGGACCTGCCCGCCGAGCGCTTCATTCGGGCCGACGACGTGGCCGAGGCCATCTTCGGGGCGTTCAGCCTTTCGCCCCAGGCCGTGGTTGAGGAGCTGCTGATTCGGCCCCAGTTAGGTGATATTTAA
- a CDS encoding SDR family oxidoreductase, with protein MDLSGKIAIVTGPAKGIGRATAEALLQKGALVAGWGRTAPEGLDHERFQFFECDVRDEHDVAEAFTNTQRELGPEIHVLVNNAGVGVMGDVDGFDSADWQLMFETNVNGPFFCTRAVLPQMKKQQAGHIVNVASLAGTVGTEGMAGYCATKYALRGFSDALFKELRPDGIRVTCVMPGSVETNFNGGQPGAQPNPYKMQPADVADAIVHALEASAAIMVSEIQLRPAQVKK; from the coding sequence ATGGACTTATCCGGCAAAATCGCCATCGTCACGGGCCCCGCCAAGGGCATCGGCCGCGCCACCGCCGAGGCGCTCCTGCAAAAAGGGGCCCTGGTGGCCGGCTGGGGCCGCACTGCGCCCGAGGGCTTGGACCACGAGCGGTTCCAGTTCTTTGAATGCGACGTGCGCGACGAGCACGACGTGGCCGAGGCCTTCACCAACACCCAACGCGAGTTGGGGCCCGAAATCCACGTGCTGGTGAACAACGCCGGCGTGGGCGTGATGGGCGACGTGGACGGCTTCGACAGCGCCGACTGGCAGCTGATGTTCGAAACGAACGTGAACGGGCCGTTTTTCTGCACCCGCGCCGTGTTGCCGCAGATGAAAAAGCAGCAGGCTGGCCACATCGTCAACGTGGCCTCGCTGGCCGGTACGGTGGGCACCGAGGGCATGGCGGGCTACTGCGCCACTAAGTATGCGCTGCGCGGCTTCTCCGACGCGCTGTTTAAGGAGCTGCGGCCCGACGGCATCCGCGTCACCTGCGTTATGCCCGGCTCGGTCGAAACCAACTTCAACGGCGGCCAGCCCGGGGCCCAGCCCAACCCCTACAAGATGCAGCCCGCCGACGTGGCCGACGCCATTGTGCACGCCCTGGAAGCCTCCGCGGCCATCATGGTGTCGGAAATCCAGCTGCGGCCGGCGCAAGTCAAAAAGTAA
- the gldA gene encoding gliding motility-associated ABC transporter ATP-binding subunit GldA: MVEIEHLSKIYGTQNAVDDISFTAGKGEIVGFLGPNGAGKSTTMKIATGYLPPSAGTVRVAGHDVQTESLAVRREVGYLPEHNPLYLDMYVHEYLEFIGAVHGLRGPSLRNRVAELVRRVGLSREQNKQIGALSKGYRQRVGLAQALLHDPSVLILDEPTTGLDPNQIQEIRELIREVSHDKTVIFSTHILPEVTALCSRVIIISRGKLVADSPVAELAARAAGETIVRAEFEGPVDAARLAQLPGVRGVEAGPGGFVSLRSAPGTDLRGAISRLAAQEGWVLLGLRQEQQSLEAVFGELTK; this comes from the coding sequence ATGGTAGAAATAGAACACCTGAGCAAAATCTACGGCACCCAGAATGCCGTGGATGACATCAGCTTCACGGCGGGCAAGGGCGAGATTGTGGGCTTCCTGGGGCCCAATGGCGCGGGCAAAAGCACGACCATGAAGATTGCCACCGGCTACCTGCCGCCCAGCGCCGGCACCGTGCGCGTGGCTGGCCACGACGTACAAACCGAGAGCCTGGCCGTGCGCCGCGAGGTGGGCTACCTGCCCGAGCACAACCCGCTCTACCTCGACATGTACGTGCACGAGTACCTCGAATTTATCGGGGCGGTGCACGGCCTGCGGGGCCCCAGCCTGCGCAACCGCGTGGCCGAGCTGGTGCGCCGCGTGGGCCTGAGCCGCGAGCAAAACAAGCAAATTGGGGCCCTGAGCAAGGGCTACCGCCAGCGCGTGGGCCTCGCCCAGGCGCTGCTCCATGATCCCAGCGTGCTCATTCTTGATGAGCCCACCACGGGCCTCGACCCCAACCAAATCCAGGAAATCCGGGAGCTGATTCGGGAAGTGAGCCACGACAAAACGGTGATTTTCAGCACCCACATCCTGCCCGAAGTCACGGCGCTGTGCTCGCGCGTCATCATCATCAGCCGCGGCAAGCTGGTGGCCGACAGCCCAGTGGCCGAGCTGGCCGCCCGCGCCGCCGGCGAAACCATCGTCCGCGCCGAATTTGAGGGCCCCGTGGACGCCGCCCGCCTGGCCCAGCTGCCCGGCGTGCGCGGCGTAGAGGCGGGCCCCGGCGGCTTCGTCAGCCTACGCAGCGCGCCCGGCACGGACTTGCGCGGCGCCATCTCGCGCCTTGCCGCCCAAGAGGGCTGGGTGCTGCTGGGCCTCCGCCAGGAGCAGCAGTCGCTGGAAGCCGTGTTTGGGGAATTGACGAAGTAA
- the gldF gene encoding gliding motility-associated ABC transporter permease subunit GldF, with product MLTILNKEFNAFLNSAVAYVVLGVFLVATGLFVWVFPDSSILDYGFADLQTLFSLAPWLFLFLIPAITMRTFAEEKKAGTIELLLTRPLTDGQIIGGKYLACLLLALLALVPTLLYYFSVYRLGSPPGNIDSAATVGSYLGLALLAAVFAAVGVLASALTRDQIIAFLVAVVGCFLLYSGFDSLASVLDGSAAYYVSQLGIAAHYRDLSKGLVDSRDVVYFLSVVAVALQATRLVLRSRNW from the coding sequence ATGCTCACTATTTTAAATAAAGAATTCAACGCTTTCCTGAACTCCGCCGTGGCCTACGTGGTGCTGGGGGTTTTTCTGGTGGCGACGGGCCTGTTCGTCTGGGTATTCCCCGACAGCAGCATCCTCGACTACGGGTTTGCCGATTTGCAGACGCTGTTTTCGCTGGCCCCCTGGCTGTTCCTGTTCCTGATTCCGGCCATCACCATGCGCACGTTTGCCGAGGAGAAAAAGGCCGGTACCATCGAGCTGCTGCTCACGCGCCCGCTCACCGACGGCCAGATCATCGGCGGCAAGTACCTGGCCTGCTTGCTGCTGGCACTGCTGGCGCTGGTGCCTACGCTGCTCTACTACTTCTCGGTCTACCGGCTGGGCAGCCCTCCCGGCAACATCGATTCGGCGGCCACCGTGGGCTCGTACCTGGGGCTGGCGCTGCTGGCGGCGGTGTTTGCGGCGGTGGGCGTGCTGGCCTCGGCGCTCACGCGCGACCAGATTATTGCCTTCCTGGTGGCCGTGGTGGGGTGCTTTTTGCTGTACTCGGGCTTCGATTCGCTGGCCTCGGTGCTCGACGGCAGCGCGGCGTACTACGTAAGCCAGCTCGGCATCGCGGCCCACTACCGCGACCTGAGCAAGGGCTTGGTGGACTCGCGCGACGTGGTATATTTTTTAAGTGTGGTGGCCGTGGCGCTGCAAGCCACGCGGTTGGTTTTGCGCAGCCGCAACTGGTAA
- the gldG gene encoding gliding motility-associated ABC transporter substrate-binding protein GldG, with protein METTTDHLPAPGAPAVPSRKRADLLRFAAVLGGLLLLNFIGQRLFVRLDLTEEKRYTMAPATKKLLSDLKEPVTITVYLTGDFPPAFRRLEQGVRETLNEFKVYGGANLNYIFIDPSAGSTEANRNKFYQTLFKKGLKPTNLGATENGKRVEKIIFPWAVVSVGGKEKNVLLLRGSQTASPDVRLNQSIEGLEYELASTIRNLVPGRRKRIGVVQGHGELSNAEAGDILGAWQQQYDVYRVTLSQVPDLRALDAIVVAQPKSPYSEEEKFKLDQFITQGGRALFFVDALRVDLDSVSRNGAALATPYNLNLDDLFFKYGLRLNQNLVLDLNSGQIPLVTGMEGNKPKIEPMPWQLYPLVNKFSAHPITRNLDAVYLKFAGNLDTVKAVGVRKTALMTTSRYTRVLPAPVPINFNDARLEPNPKLYQNGFQPVGYLLEGQFKSLFANRTRPGTMQYQPEKNAQAKPSKILVIADGDFIRSEIDKKTGRPLRLGFDRLANTEFANRELVLNATDYLLDDTGLIAVRGKQITLRPLDKVRLAEERRRWQLLNLGAPLLLLGLFGALRAWRRKRRFASFAS; from the coding sequence ATGGAAACGACGACTGACCACTTGCCCGCCCCCGGGGCCCCCGCCGTGCCCTCGCGCAAACGCGCCGATTTGCTGCGTTTTGCCGCCGTGCTGGGGGGCTTGCTGCTGCTGAATTTTATCGGCCAGCGCCTATTTGTGCGCCTCGACTTAACAGAGGAGAAGCGCTACACGATGGCCCCGGCCACCAAAAAGCTGCTCTCCGATTTGAAGGAGCCGGTCACCATCACGGTGTACCTCACCGGTGACTTTCCGCCCGCCTTCCGCCGCCTCGAGCAGGGCGTGCGCGAAACGCTGAACGAGTTCAAGGTGTACGGCGGGGCCAACCTGAACTACATTTTCATCGACCCCAGCGCGGGCAGCACCGAGGCCAACCGCAACAAGTTTTACCAGACGCTCTTCAAAAAAGGCTTGAAGCCCACTAACTTGGGTGCCACCGAAAACGGCAAGCGCGTCGAGAAAATTATCTTCCCCTGGGCCGTGGTGAGCGTGGGCGGTAAGGAGAAAAACGTGCTGCTGCTGCGCGGCAGCCAAACCGCCTCGCCCGATGTGCGCCTCAACCAAAGCATTGAGGGCCTGGAATATGAGCTGGCCAGCACTATCCGTAACTTGGTGCCCGGCCGCCGCAAACGCATCGGCGTGGTGCAGGGCCACGGCGAGCTGAGCAACGCCGAAGCCGGCGACATTCTGGGGGCCTGGCAGCAGCAGTACGACGTGTACCGCGTGACCCTCAGCCAGGTGCCGGACCTGCGGGCCCTCGACGCCATCGTGGTGGCCCAGCCCAAATCGCCGTACTCGGAGGAAGAGAAGTTCAAGCTCGACCAGTTCATCACGCAGGGCGGGCGGGCGCTGTTTTTCGTCGATGCCCTGCGCGTGGACCTCGACAGCGTGAGCCGCAACGGCGCCGCCCTGGCCACGCCCTACAATTTGAACCTTGACGACCTGTTCTTCAAGTACGGCCTGCGCCTGAACCAAAACCTGGTGCTCGACCTCAACTCGGGCCAGATTCCGCTGGTGACGGGTATGGAGGGCAACAAGCCCAAAATTGAGCCCATGCCCTGGCAGCTCTACCCGCTCGTTAACAAGTTCAGTGCCCACCCCATCACCCGCAACCTCGACGCGGTGTACCTCAAGTTTGCCGGCAACCTCGACACGGTGAAGGCCGTGGGCGTGCGCAAAACGGCCCTCATGACCACCTCGCGCTACACCCGCGTGCTGCCCGCCCCGGTGCCCATCAACTTCAACGACGCCCGCCTCGAGCCCAACCCCAAGCTCTACCAAAACGGGTTCCAGCCGGTGGGCTACCTGCTCGAAGGCCAGTTCAAGTCGCTGTTTGCCAACCGCACGCGGCCCGGCACCATGCAGTACCAGCCCGAGAAAAACGCCCAGGCCAAGCCCAGCAAAATCCTGGTCATCGCCGACGGCGACTTCATCCGCAGCGAAATCGATAAGAAAACCGGCCGCCCCCTGCGCCTGGGCTTCGACCGCCTCGCCAACACCGAATTCGCCAACCGCGAACTGGTCCTCAACGCCACCGATTACCTGCTCGACGACACCGGCCTCATCGCCGTGCGCGGCAAGCAAATCACCCTCCGCCCCCTCGACAAAGTGCGCCTCGCCGAGGAGCGCCGCCGCTGGCAACTCCTCAACCTGGGGGCCCCACTGCTGCTATTGGGCCTGTTTGGGGCCCTGCGCGCCTGGCGGCGCAAGCGGCGGTTTGCGAGTTTTGCAAGCTAA
- a CDS encoding type II toxin-antitoxin system RelE/ParE family toxin, protein MAQIVWSNPAIEDLHQLREFYSQFSEGYANRLIDKLIARVDILINFPQSGRMAPQFKDGLTRELVSGDYSIIYRIHTTDTVVISRIQNNAKPLTRLN, encoded by the coding sequence ATGGCGCAAATAGTCTGGTCGAATCCGGCAATCGAGGATTTGCACCAACTGCGTGAATTTTATTCACAGTTCTCTGAAGGCTATGCCAACCGGCTTATTGATAAGCTAATTGCGCGGGTGGATATTCTAATAAACTTCCCGCAGAGCGGCCGAATGGCTCCGCAATTTAAGGATGGGCTTACGCGGGAATTGGTGAGTGGGGATTATAGTATTATCTACCGTATCCACACTACGGATACAGTTGTTATTTCCCGTATTCAAAACAACGCCAAGCCACTCACGCGGCTGAATTAG
- the mtaB gene encoding tRNA (N(6)-L-threonylcarbamoyladenosine(37)-C(2))-methylthiotransferase MtaB gives MATSQSVAFYTLGCKLNFSETSAIGRQFEDKGFQPVAFEAGADYYVINTCSVTDHADRKCRKVVQQALKHNPAAFVAIVGCYAQLKPEEISNIPGVAAVLGAAEKFQLADTIAGLPRPAAGAPGHVRASPISAATEFHPAHSFGDRTRTFLKVQDGCDYSCSFCTIPLARGGSRSGSIASVVARVEELAAQGVPEIVLTGVNLGDFGLQGPERERREDFTQLVAALDQVKGIRRFRISSCEPNLLTDEILTTVAASRCFMPHFHIPLQSGSDKILGLMRRRYRRALYAQRVARIKELMPHACIGVDVIVGFPGETDADFLDTYQFLNELPISYLHVFPYSERPDTLAPTLPGRVQDRLRHERTTQLRSLSEKKKRAFYEEHIGLETEVLFEDDVHNGRMEGFTPNYIRVVAKYDPLLVGETRALRLSAVNAQGLMEAEEVGVLV, from the coding sequence ATGGCAACTTCCCAATCCGTCGCCTTTTACACGTTAGGCTGTAAGCTCAACTTCTCCGAAACGTCGGCCATCGGCCGGCAATTTGAGGACAAAGGCTTTCAACCGGTGGCGTTCGAAGCCGGCGCCGACTACTACGTTATTAATACCTGCTCCGTCACGGACCACGCTGACCGCAAATGCCGCAAGGTAGTCCAGCAGGCCCTGAAGCACAACCCCGCGGCCTTCGTGGCCATCGTGGGCTGCTACGCCCAGCTTAAGCCCGAGGAGATTTCCAACATTCCCGGCGTGGCGGCGGTACTCGGCGCGGCCGAGAAATTCCAGCTCGCCGACACCATTGCTGGCTTGCCGAGGCCGGCGGCCGGGGCCCCCGGCCACGTGCGGGCCTCCCCTATTTCGGCCGCTACGGAGTTTCACCCGGCCCACTCGTTTGGCGACCGCACCCGCACGTTTTTGAAAGTGCAGGACGGCTGCGACTACTCGTGCTCATTTTGCACCATTCCGCTGGCGCGGGGCGGCAGCCGCTCGGGCAGCATCGCCAGCGTGGTGGCGCGGGTGGAGGAGTTGGCCGCCCAGGGCGTGCCCGAAATCGTGCTCACGGGCGTGAACCTGGGCGATTTCGGCCTCCAGGGCCCCGAGCGCGAGCGGCGCGAAGACTTCACCCAGCTGGTGGCGGCCCTCGATCAAGTAAAAGGTATCCGGCGCTTCCGCATCAGCAGCTGCGAGCCCAACTTGCTGACGGACGAGATTTTGACGACTGTGGCGGCCTCGCGGTGCTTCATGCCCCACTTCCACATCCCGCTGCAAAGCGGGTCCGACAAAATACTGGGCCTGATGCGTCGCCGCTACCGCCGGGCCCTCTACGCCCAGCGCGTGGCCCGCATCAAGGAGCTGATGCCGCACGCCTGCATCGGCGTGGACGTGATTGTGGGCTTCCCGGGCGAGACGGACGCCGACTTCCTGGATACCTACCAGTTCCTCAACGAGCTACCCATCAGCTACCTCCACGTATTCCCATACTCGGAGCGGCCCGACACGCTGGCCCCTACCCTGCCCGGCCGCGTGCAAGACCGGCTGCGCCACGAGCGCACCACCCAGCTCCGCAGCCTCTCGGAAAAGAAAAAGCGTGCCTTTTACGAGGAGCACATAGGCCTGGAAACCGAAGTCCTGTTTGAGGACGACGTGCACAACGGCCGCATGGAAGGCTTCACGCCCAACTACATCCGCGTGGTGGCCAAGTACGACCCGCTGCTGGTGGGCGAAACCAGGGCCCTCCGCCTAAGCGCCGTCAATGCCCAGGGACTGATGGAGGCGGAAGAAGTTGGGGTGCTGGTGTAG
- a CDS encoding glutamine synthetase III family protein: MAILRFKALELVNERKAVTVKPAHPRRSDSFGQNVFNLEAMRANMAGEYFKKLQAAVKQGAAVERNVADAVASAMKTWAMAKGATHYTHWFQPLTGATAEKHDSFFDLNSEGRAIESFKGSALVQQEPDASSFPNGGIRNTFEARGYTAWDPTSPAFIIETVGAKTLCIPTIFVAYTGEALDYKAPLLKSLAVLEKAALDVCQYFDKDVSRVHTTLGIEQEYFLVDKALYDARPDLVMTGRTLFGHAPAKGQQLDDHYFGSIPARAHGFMLEFEEEANQLGIPLRTRHNEVAPNQFECAPTFEDANLAVDHNQLLMDIMGRVAERHNLKVLLHEKPFAGVNGSGKHNNWAMSTDTGVNLLAPGRRPKENLQFLAFFITTIKAVHRYGDLLRASIASASNDHRLGANEAPPAIMSVFVGSMLDSVLDELERTAKVPLDKGDNIYLKLGIDKIPPILLDNTDRNRTSPFAFTGNKFEFRAVGSSANCSSAMTTLNAIVADQLIDFKTEVDELIDQGKKKEVAIVEVLRQYVISSKSIRFEGNGYSDEWKEEAARRGLKNVPTTPLALDALVTQDSTDLFVRHGILSKVELHARHEILLEEYQKKIQIEGRVMGDLAINHIIPTAIAYQTKLVENVRGLRELGLDTDHAQVTIEMIKAISGYVSTIKTNVDAMVEARKDANKLTDVREQAIAYCDDIKTKFAPIRRAVDKLEQMVADEDWPLVKYRELLFRN; encoded by the coding sequence ATGGCTATCCTCCGTTTCAAAGCGCTTGAATTGGTTAACGAGCGCAAAGCCGTTACTGTAAAGCCCGCCCACCCGCGGCGCTCCGACAGCTTCGGCCAAAACGTGTTCAACCTAGAAGCTATGCGGGCCAATATGGCCGGCGAATATTTTAAGAAGCTGCAAGCCGCCGTAAAGCAGGGCGCCGCAGTGGAGCGCAACGTGGCCGACGCCGTGGCTTCAGCCATGAAAACCTGGGCCATGGCCAAGGGGGCCACGCACTACACGCATTGGTTCCAGCCCCTGACCGGCGCAACGGCCGAAAAGCACGACTCGTTTTTCGACCTGAACTCGGAAGGCCGCGCCATCGAGAGCTTCAAAGGCTCGGCGCTGGTGCAGCAGGAGCCCGATGCCTCGTCGTTTCCCAACGGTGGCATCCGCAATACGTTTGAGGCCCGCGGCTACACCGCTTGGGACCCTACCTCACCCGCATTTATTATTGAAACCGTAGGCGCCAAAACGCTGTGCATTCCTACCATCTTCGTGGCCTACACTGGCGAGGCGCTTGACTACAAAGCCCCGCTGCTGAAGTCGCTGGCCGTGCTGGAAAAAGCTGCACTCGACGTGTGCCAGTACTTTGACAAGGACGTGAGCCGGGTGCACACTACGCTGGGCATCGAGCAGGAATACTTCTTGGTAGACAAGGCACTGTACGACGCCCGCCCCGACCTGGTGATGACCGGCCGCACCTTGTTTGGCCACGCTCCGGCCAAGGGCCAGCAGCTCGACGACCATTACTTTGGTTCGATTCCGGCAAGGGCCCACGGCTTCATGCTCGAATTTGAGGAAGAAGCCAACCAACTCGGCATTCCGCTGCGCACCCGCCACAACGAGGTGGCCCCTAACCAGTTTGAGTGTGCCCCTACTTTCGAGGATGCTAACCTGGCCGTGGACCACAACCAGCTGTTGATGGACATCATGGGGCGGGTGGCCGAGCGCCACAACCTCAAGGTGCTGCTGCACGAGAAACCCTTTGCTGGCGTGAATGGCTCGGGCAAGCACAACAACTGGGCGATGAGCACCGATACGGGCGTGAACTTGCTCGCTCCCGGCCGCCGGCCGAAAGAAAACCTGCAATTCCTCGCGTTCTTCATCACCACCATCAAGGCGGTGCACCGCTACGGCGACTTGCTGCGCGCCAGCATCGCCTCGGCGTCTAACGACCACCGCCTGGGGGCCAACGAAGCGCCGCCCGCCATCATGTCGGTGTTCGTGGGTTCGATGCTGGACTCGGTGCTCGACGAGTTGGAGCGCACGGCCAAGGTGCCGCTCGACAAGGGCGACAACATTTACTTGAAGCTCGGCATCGACAAGATTCCGCCCATTCTGCTCGACAACACCGACCGCAACCGGACGTCGCCGTTTGCCTTCACCGGCAATAAGTTTGAGTTCCGCGCCGTGGGCTCATCGGCCAACTGCTCGTCGGCCATGACGACGCTGAACGCCATCGTGGCCGACCAGCTCATCGATTTCAAAACTGAAGTGGACGAACTGATTGACCAGGGCAAAAAGAAGGAAGTGGCCATCGTGGAGGTGCTGCGCCAATACGTTATCAGCTCGAAAAGCATCCGCTTCGAGGGCAACGGCTATTCTGACGAGTGGAAAGAGGAAGCCGCTCGCCGGGGCCTGAAAAACGTGCCGACCACGCCTCTGGCCCTCGATGCCCTGGTGACGCAAGATTCTACGGACCTGTTTGTTCGCCACGGCATCCTGTCGAAGGTGGAGCTGCACGCCCGGCACGAGATTTTGCTGGAAGAGTACCAGAAGAAGATTCAGATTGAGGGCCGCGTGATGGGCGATTTGGCCATCAACCACATCATCCCCACGGCCATTGCTTACCAAACCAAGCTCGTGGAAAACGTGCGCGGCCTGCGCGAGCTGGGCCTCGACACCGACCACGCGCAGGTGACGATTGAAATGATTAAGGCCATTTCGGGCTACGTGTCGACCATCAAAACCAACGTCGACGCGATGGTAGAAGCCCGCAAAGACGCCAACAAGCTAACCGATGTGCGCGAGCAGGCCATTGCTTATTGCGACGACATTAAAACGAAGTTCGCCCCCATCCGCCGTGCCGTAGATAAGCTCGAGCAGATGGTGGCCGATGAGGACTGGCCCTTGGTTAAGTACCGCGAGCTTTTGTTCCGGAACTAG
- a CDS encoding PAS domain-containing protein: protein MNPNASAAAVPAIGAEQFTFLVDMIPQLVWVTDAAGFHIYFNQRWIDFTGCTLADSVGPDMWNNLLHPDDRARARDVWGHSLATGDNYGIEYRFRAADGSYRWFLGQARPWHDAQGALTTWFGTCTDIHDQKLVAEQLQSSYADLEAKVTFRNLELEHQVQDLQQQLAAR, encoded by the coding sequence GTGAATCCCAACGCTTCTGCCGCCGCCGTGCCCGCTATTGGCGCGGAACAGTTTACGTTTTTGGTTGACATGATTCCGCAGCTGGTGTGGGTAACCGATGCTGCCGGCTTCCACATTTATTTCAATCAGCGGTGGATTGATTTCACCGGTTGCACGCTGGCCGACAGCGTGGGGCCCGATATGTGGAACAACCTGCTACACCCCGACGACCGGGCCCGGGCGCGCGACGTATGGGGCCACTCGCTGGCCACGGGCGACAATTACGGCATTGAATACCGCTTCCGGGCGGCTGATGGCAGCTACCGTTGGTTTTTGGGCCAGGCCCGCCCGTGGCACGACGCCCAGGGGGCCCTCACCACGTGGTTTGGCACGTGCACCGACATCCACGACCAGAAGCTGGTGGCCGAGCAGCTGCAAAGTTCCTACGCCGACCTCGAAGCCAAGGTAACGTTCCGCAACTTGGAGCTGGAGCACCAGGTGCAGGATTTGCAGCAGCAGCTGGCGGCCAGGTAA